Within the Miscanthus floridulus cultivar M001 chromosome 17, ASM1932011v1, whole genome shotgun sequence genome, the region GTTTGGTTTTGAGACATGGCTGATTATTCAGATTTTATTACATGCATACTTTTGTTGGCGATGCATACTACTATGTCGTTTAGAATACCCCCTCCAGATTGCTTCAAAAGAGGGGAAAAAAAAGATACACCCCAAATTAATCTGGTGATTCTCAATTAGCTGTTCTTATTAATGTTTTTTATTGGTTTAAACAATGAACATGAATTAGCTGCCATCGCAAAGGCGGAAGGTCCATATCTGCCCATCAGTTAAGTTTGTCATTTTCTAACATATATGTTCTTATATTTTTCTCGTGCCGTTGGATCCTTCCGGAACCATTTCTACAGgttgtttttttttctgaagAAACAATATATCTTTTCTTTACCATTATGATCGGCTATCTTCACGTTGGTGTAGTTTATGCAGCTCAAGGATTTCCAAGATTTGCGTTTGAGCCATCTATAGAGACCAAAATAATAACACTTTTCTTATATAGTTAACATAACTAAAAGCTATCTTATATATACTGCATGTAATAAGTCTATTATTTAAGTTAGTAATATATATTTATTGGAGATCACAACAATAGAGGGAGACTAGAAGAGTCAGACTAGGAGAGCAAGAGTGTGGGAAGGTCGAGAGTCCCCTCCCCAAGCCCATTTCTCTAAAGTATTTGTCCATTTCGTTTCTGGTAGTGTCGGTTTCTATTGTGTAGTTTCCAAGTCGTCATTAAACCCATGACGAGCTTCCTTCATTTGAGAAATAATGCACCATGTCACGCTCTCAGGAAACTCCAAATTCTCTACATGTCTCCATAATCCTTCATCTAAAATATTTTGCTTCTTTCAATGATAACGTTTTCTTAAATTCCGCAGCAACGGGCGGTGAACTCACCTATTTCATACAATATCCCAGGTAGGGGCAGTTACAAACTATAGGTACAATACAATGAATCATTTCTATTCAATCCGGCCTTCACTTTCATAACAATATATTAACACAAGGTACCGCACCCCAGAAAATTCTACACTCCGGATCCAGTCTCGCTGATCTGGCAATTCTGAGTTATATCTGATGTGTGAGCAAAAACTATTACAACATGTAGAGGCTCTGAACAAATACAGGGATTAGTGAATTTCTTTTTGAGAGGTGCTGGTGACAGGTCATGCCAATGACAGAGCAACCAAAGCTATCAACCGCAAAAGGCCGTTTCCAAACCTTCATCTGCAGGGCATGGCAAATTGGAGTGCAACATTGAAGTTCTTCGAAACAATGATGGTCCTCCAGAATCCATGACAGGGCACAAGCATGATCACTATGAGTACAACGTGGACTGTGGTAATATGTAACACAACGTGAACCAAAACTAGATTCACGGGATTCAGTCATTTCACATGGGAAACCAGCAAGCCTGCAGCAAGCAGGAAATAATCTCAGATAAATGGGAACAGAACAGATTGCACGAAAATTTATCCTGGTCAGATTCCAGTTAGATCTCCAACAGATAATCTACAACTTTGCTGATCAAAGTAAAGAGTTCGCTAAACATTAGACAGTAAAAGAATATTAAACACATAAAATGGCATTTCAAGAATCACATAGGCAGTTCACACCAATCTTCTAGCAGTTCTATGTtgtcttagggcctgtttggatcagcCAAGGGGCTAGGGCTAGTTACTAGTTGGGGCTAAAAATGAGCCCAAATTAGCTGGGGTTGGCTAGCTAGGTGCCTGAGCAACTCTAACAGCTTGGCTAAAATTAGTAGCCAAATTCCATAGTCGTAGCTATTTTGTAAAATAGGGAACTCCTAAAAAAAGAAGAGGACTACAACAGCCTTGCTATTTCTCATCTCCAGATAGCGAGCGCCCGTGGTTGGCTTTTTATGGCAACCGAAAATCAAGGGATAGCTAGCTTCCTATTTTACAAAGGCAGCACATCTGTTGGAGCCTACTTTTTGCTATACAAATTCTAAAATAGCCTCCAAAACAAAAATAGCCAAGCTGTTGGAGTTGCTAATAACTAGTTGAATGCTTGGCTAAAAAATTAACCCACCTATTAGCTCTCCTATTTGGATGCGCTAGGGCTATTTTTAGCTAGCTAACAATTAGCCCTTGGTATCCAAACATGTCCTTAGTCAAAAGAAATAACTAACAGTGTGTTATGAATCATATGCAAAACGAATACTAATGGTATTAAAGAGTTATCAACCCTGGACCTTTCATTTCCAGCAATCCAATTTTCAGGAAAGCTATCAGTTACCACTAACTGATGACAGTATATTTGTGAGGGTCTGAGGGAACATAGAACAGCACGAAAATAAGGGTGTTCTGTTCTTCATTTTTCTTCAGGTCTAAACAATAAACATCTGGCTTAATTTCTTCTGTTAATTTAACCGTTTTGTTCCAAAACAATGTGATCAATCATCATATTTAAATGCTTAAAAAGAACAGATGACCCATGGAAGAAAGAAACTTACAGAGAACAGCAAGTGCAATCAGTACTGCTGTCACTAAACGGATTTGAGGACGATTATGATCTGTAAAATACTCAGATCTACATAATCTCCTCTTAATGACCTCGGGCCAGAAATACATAACCTGCAACAATATAAACATAAAGTtattatatgtaaatattagtgcacAGAAAAAATTACTTGAAAGCGCCAGAAAACTTTTAGCCTAAAATAGATTACAGCATGCAGAGAATCAGAAAATGAAACACGTGATTAAGAAAGAGGAAACTACCCTTCCAGATTGAGGTAAATTGAAAGAAGGTAGCATGTTTCCATTTCTCAAGCTATCCATATCTTCTCCATCCTTCCTCCTCTTCGTAAAGCTTTCACGACCTTGTTTTGCAAACCATAGGTTTCTTATAAAACTACGGTATTGTCTGATTAGTTTGTTTTTGCAAAAAAGCCTCCAACTCATAGAGTCATCAGCATCCAAAACATACATATTCCTATTGTTATGATCTCCTTCACATGCACTCCCCGCTCCTTCCACATCTTTATCTGAATTCCTGTGTTCGTATGTTGTATATTCTTGGGTGGAATGATAGCCATTTACTAAAGGAACATTGTCGAGCTTAAGCTCCACAATTTCATCTGTACCGGTGGAATGATATGCATGGTCATCCTTGCTGGAACCAGAAAGAAAGGATGCCAGCCCATCTCCATCATATTCGCTTGAGTATGAATGTTTTGGAGTTCTACTAGAACCTAGCCTAAGACTCTCCAAGCTTTCTTCCACCTGAGAAATCTGGTCCGCTATAGCTCTAATGAATTGCCTAAATTTTAAGATTGCATTTTCTCTTGACTTTGACTTGTCAGAGAATGCAGCTGCATTCACCTCCCTCTCAAATTGCTCCAGCTGCAAGTTAGAAAGTAAATGCCTTAGAAGAAACAAATGCAAATGTTAGTCTCTAAAATATTGATAAATCATACAAGACTCGGAGTGGTTGGAGGCTATATATGGAAAGCTTGACTGTTTGAACCTGCCATTTGGTAGTTCCAAGAGAAGTAATCACATCTCTCTCGTATTGTATTGGAGCATGAAACTTTGCATCGGAAGTACCATCCTGCATAACTTTCCTTTCATGCAAAAGCAGGCGGTAGACACCCTCCATTCTGTACACCAATCGAAAAGGAGATATCAATACAATCAGCAAGCTGCCGCCCATTACTTATTCTTTGTCGACGTGTTTTACCCTCCGTtgtagagagagaggggggggggggggggggggggggggagagagaaaCTGGCGTGTGTTCTGTGCTttgggtgtttttttttttttgttctggtTTCTGTAGGGGCTCTTTATCCCCTTTACCTCTTCTTAATATAAAGTTACGCAGCAGTACTGCATGTTTAAGAAAAAAACTATTCTTTGTTAAATGTAAGCAAAATCTTTATAGCCTGACATCCACTTATACACTTCGACTACTTAGGGCCAATTTAAGGTTGTAGTGCTGCTACGCTGCAAAACCTAGCTTTTGCGGAAACCTTTACAAATCCCAGAAACAGTTTGCAGTGACAGGTCCTTAAAGAGATGCTTCTGACAAACCACACCATCCAAATCTAGCAAAAAAATAAATACTTTTGAAAAGCCACAGCAATGCAAagccttagagcatctccaagagattagccaaaaaGACTATCCAAATTTACTGATTTAACTACTCTCTAAAATAGATTTGACAAAAATATACAAGAGTACTCCAACAGACTCTGTAAAACAAGAGGCTGGATGGCTAGTGAGGTAGGCTATCCAAAAGTAGAGAGCGAATGAGGTGAGATGGAGAGCTACtaaatttggagagtcatttacaGGGTTTGTTGGAGACGTTTTCTTTTAATAATAGCCAAATTTACCTTTAGAAAACGatttggctaatctcttggagatgctcatgCAAGATTGAACACAAATACTTGGTGGTGGCATTTAATGAACTGTACCTCAGTACCTCACCAATATTAAAACAACTAAATTGCACATTTCTTCCTAGTTCCTTCTAGAAAAGGCATATACACATTAATTCTAATCTCCCAGAAGGCACCGTATTAACATGAGGAAGCGAAAAAGCCATAGGTCTGTAATTAGAAATTTCCAAATTCTAGTCAGAACAAAATCTTCACAGCTTGTTAACACTGAAATAAGCAAGGGTAAGGCTGCCTAGAAATTCCCTTCCCAAGACCCTACACCTTGCATGGGAGCTTTCAACATTGGAAATGCCCTCTTATCATTAACCAAAGCGGAAACAGTGCCCAGGGGACAGGTGTCCTCGACATCTTGGCCATCCAAGTAGATGGAGTGAAACAGAACCGACTTCCTCACCTCCAATAACCAACGCAAAATGATGGTTCCTGCTCCAGCAGCCAAATCTGCCACTGCTTCCCACCTCCACACAAACCCAACAAGATGTGATGCCCCCGCCCTGCCAGCCTTCATTATCTCTCGCAGGTCTTGCTACTGGATCTGCCGCTGCTTCCTGCTTCCACACGAGCCGAGCCACGCATGGTGCTGCCACCCAGGCACCGCCTGTCAGTTTGTCTTGAGCCTCCTATGGCTGGCAGCATACCCT harbors:
- the LOC136516265 gene encoding uncharacterized protein, coding for MAEGFGRWESDPLFPAAECVQDSADRMEGVYRLLLHERKVMQDGTSDAKFHAPIQYERDVITSLGTTKWQLEQFEREVNAAAFSDKSKSRENAILKFRQFIRAIADQISQVEESLESLRLGSSRTPKHSYSSEYDGDGLASFLSGSSKDDHAYHSTGTDEIVELKLDNVPLVNGYHSTQEYTTYEHRNSDKDVEGAGSACEGDHNNRNMYVLDADDSMSWRLFCKNKLIRQYRSFIRNLWFAKQGRESFTKRRKDGEDMDSLRNGNMLPSFNLPQSGRVMYFWPEVIKRRLCRSEYFTDHNRPQIRLVTAVLIALAVLCLLVSHVK